A genomic region of Microbacterium schleiferi contains the following coding sequences:
- a CDS encoding 3-isopropylmalate dehydrogenase produces MSREVKLAVIPGDGIGVEVVAEAMKVLDAATADSDVRFEKTPFSLGAARYLETGDTLTDADLDAIKAHDAIVLGAVGGVPGDPRLKDANIERGLLLKLRFELDHYVNLRPSKLYAGAPGPLANPGEVDFVVVREGTEGPYVGNGGAIRKGTPHEVANETSVNTAFGVERVVRYAFALAERRRKKLTLVHKTNVLVHAGGIWQRIVREVAEEHPEVAVDYLHVDAATIFLVTNPDRFDVIVTDNLFGDILTDLAGAVTGGIGLAASGNINPDGAFPSMFEPVHGSAPDIAGQQKADPTAAILSIAMLLDHLGLHTESTRVTRAVEDDIADRGEAARTTAQVGDAIVTRLQA; encoded by the coding sequence ATGTCGCGCGAGGTGAAACTAGCCGTCATCCCGGGTGATGGCATCGGTGTCGAGGTGGTCGCTGAGGCCATGAAGGTTCTCGATGCGGCGACGGCAGACAGCGACGTCCGCTTCGAGAAGACCCCGTTCTCGCTGGGCGCGGCCCGCTACCTCGAGACCGGTGACACGCTCACGGATGCCGACCTCGACGCCATCAAGGCGCACGACGCTATCGTCCTCGGTGCTGTCGGCGGCGTTCCCGGCGACCCGCGTCTGAAGGACGCGAACATCGAGCGCGGACTGCTGCTGAAACTCCGGTTCGAACTGGACCACTACGTGAACCTGCGCCCGTCGAAGCTGTACGCCGGCGCGCCCGGTCCGCTCGCGAACCCCGGCGAGGTCGACTTCGTCGTCGTGCGCGAGGGCACCGAGGGACCGTACGTCGGCAACGGCGGGGCCATCCGGAAGGGAACGCCGCACGAGGTCGCGAACGAGACATCGGTCAACACCGCGTTCGGTGTCGAACGGGTCGTGCGCTACGCCTTCGCGCTCGCAGAGCGACGCCGCAAGAAGCTCACCCTCGTCCACAAGACCAACGTGCTCGTCCACGCCGGCGGAATCTGGCAGAGAATCGTGCGCGAGGTGGCAGAGGAGCACCCCGAGGTCGCCGTAGACTATCTGCACGTTGATGCGGCCACCATCTTCCTGGTCACAAACCCCGACCGCTTCGACGTGATCGTCACCGACAACCTTTTCGGCGACATCCTCACCGACTTGGCCGGCGCCGTCACCGGAGGCATCGGCCTCGCCGCTTCGGGGAACATCAACCCCGACGGCGCGTTCCCGTCGATGTTCGAGCCCGTCCACGGATCGGCGCCCGACATCGCGGGTCAGCAGAAGGCCGACCCCACTGCTGCGATCCTCTCCATCGCGATGCTGCTCGATCACCTCGGGCTGCACACCGAGTCCACTCGCGTCACCCGCGCCGTGGAAGACGACATTGCTGACCGTGGCGAGGCGGCCCGCACCACAGCGCAGGTCGGTGACGCGATCGTCACCCGCCTACAGGCGTAG
- a CDS encoding MFS transporter: MTTLTEDIRIAEADGRPVTWRGWAALVVLMLPVLLVSVDNTVLSFALPEIALALEPTAAQQLWIIDAYPLVLAGLLVTMGTLGDRFGRRRLLLIGAIGFAAVSALSAFAPSAEWLIAGRAAMGVFGAMLMPATLALLRSIFTLRSQRRFAIAIWASMFSAGAALGPIVGGVLLEHFSWGSVFLMAVPVLVPLLVLAPLLVPESRNPDPGRIDALSILLSMAMMVPIVWAIKEFAVHGFSGVVVGAVAAGAIFGVLFVRRQLRARAPMLDMRLFARGTFSGALLVNLLSVISLVGFMFFIAQHLQLIAGLSPVQAGFALVPSLASIILSGLLVVPIASRIPPRIVVPTALMFSMSGYLLVAATAGHGDLGWLLLASVLLGIGIGSAETVSNELVLASAPPSKAGAASAVSETAYELGAVLGTAVLGSILTASYRSGLAMPAGVPPELATQARETLAGAYVVAGELTGTIGDALRDAAATAFDSGVAVTAAVGAGLMVLAAVIAATTLGSVPSSGSPTARSENKESNVARGETSRHPG, from the coding sequence ATGACAACCCTGACTGAGGACATTCGCATCGCCGAGGCCGATGGTCGGCCGGTGACGTGGCGCGGCTGGGCCGCCCTCGTCGTGCTGATGCTGCCCGTGCTGTTGGTGTCGGTTGACAACACGGTGCTGAGCTTCGCCCTGCCCGAGATCGCCCTCGCCCTCGAGCCGACGGCGGCGCAGCAACTGTGGATCATCGACGCCTACCCGCTCGTGCTGGCCGGGCTGCTCGTCACGATGGGAACCCTCGGCGACCGCTTCGGGCGGCGGCGGTTGCTGCTGATCGGCGCGATCGGATTCGCCGCGGTGTCGGCCCTGTCGGCGTTCGCCCCCTCTGCCGAGTGGCTCATCGCGGGACGCGCCGCGATGGGCGTGTTCGGGGCCATGCTCATGCCGGCGACTCTCGCGCTTCTGCGCAGCATCTTCACCCTCCGCAGTCAGCGACGCTTCGCGATCGCGATCTGGGCCTCGATGTTCTCGGCGGGAGCCGCACTCGGCCCGATCGTCGGGGGAGTGCTGCTCGAACACTTCTCGTGGGGATCCGTGTTCCTCATGGCGGTGCCGGTCCTGGTGCCGCTGCTGGTGCTCGCGCCACTGCTCGTCCCCGAGAGCCGCAATCCCGACCCCGGTCGCATCGATGCCCTGAGCATCCTGCTGTCTATGGCGATGATGGTGCCGATCGTGTGGGCGATCAAGGAGTTCGCCGTACACGGATTCTCAGGCGTCGTCGTCGGCGCGGTCGCTGCCGGCGCGATCTTCGGTGTGCTGTTCGTGCGACGACAGCTGCGCGCCCGTGCACCGATGCTGGATATGCGCCTGTTCGCCCGCGGCACCTTCAGCGGGGCGCTGCTCGTGAACCTTCTGAGCGTCATCTCGCTCGTGGGCTTCATGTTCTTCATCGCCCAGCACTTGCAGCTCATCGCGGGTCTCTCCCCGGTGCAGGCAGGCTTTGCCCTGGTGCCCTCGCTCGCGTCGATCATCCTGTCGGGACTTCTCGTCGTGCCCATCGCGTCGCGGATTCCGCCGCGCATCGTCGTGCCGACGGCGCTCATGTTCTCGATGAGCGGCTACCTCCTCGTCGCGGCGACGGCGGGTCACGGAGACCTCGGCTGGTTGCTCCTGGCCAGCGTTCTGCTCGGCATCGGAATCGGTTCCGCCGAGACCGTCTCGAACGAGCTCGTTCTGGCGAGCGCACCGCCGAGCAAAGCGGGTGCTGCCAGCGCGGTGTCGGAGACGGCTTACGAACTGGGAGCTGTTCTCGGCACTGCCGTGCTCGGCAGCATCCTCACAGCCTCGTATCGTTCGGGGCTCGCGATGCCTGCGGGTGTTCCTCCCGAGCTTGCAACCCAGGCGCGGGAAACACTGGCTGGCGCATATGTCGTCGCGGGTGAGCTGACGGGCACCATCGGGGATGCCCTGCGTGACGCTGCCGCGACCGCGTTCGATTCCGGCGTCGCGGTCACCGCCGCTGTCGGGGCCGGTCTCATGGTCCTGGCTGCCGTGATCGCGGCCACTACGCTGGGATCGGTGCCGTCATCGGGGAGTCCGACGGCACGATCCGAGAACAAGGAGAGCAATGTCGCGCGAGGTGAAACTAGCCGTCATCCCGGGTGA